A genomic segment from Oncorhynchus keta strain PuntledgeMale-10-30-2019 chromosome 9, Oket_V2, whole genome shotgun sequence encodes:
- the LOC118387595 gene encoding alpha-1A adrenergic receptor-like, which yields MVPSDENITFPVSESCPNCSSSSFAEVDITKAVTLGLVMGLFVIFGVLGNILVILSVVCHHHLRSVTHYFIANLAAADLLLSSTVLPFSVTSEVLGRWVFGRSFCSAWAALDVLCCTASILSLCVISVDRYLAVSYPLHYPAMATGRRGLVAVAALWGLSAAISVGPLFGWKEPDPEDETECRITEEPGYAIFSALGSFYVPLAVILAMYCKVYVVAKRKTRDLREGRKREGGMHTEGEGVTLRIHRGNAPAKPEGQEEEKCIMRRRRTTFALMHLLKFSREKRAAKTLGIVVGCFVLCWLPFFLVMPIGSIFPSYRPSDTIFKITFWLGYLNSCINPIIYPCFSQEFQRAFLNVLHGRCLRQGGRSSKSLGFAPSYSPSPGPSSLFRSQPHASSSSTPPTQPRRAASPASHASSSGCWRTFSGSSSSVGVPGHTQSTRVHSKSLLKVWCFAAGENPSQHGAACLSPSAPGATCQTKVHCHSLGARGEAV from the exons ATGGTTCCCTCAGATGAGAACATCACATTCCCTGTGTCAGAAAGCTGTCCCAACTGCAGTTCCTCCTCCTTCGCTGAGGTGGATATCACTAAGGCGGTGACCCTGGGCCTGGTGATGGGGTTGTTTGTCATCTTCGGGGTTCTCGGTAACATCCTGGTTATCCTGTCTGTGGTGTGCCACCACCACCTACGCTCCGTCACACACTACTTCATCGCCAACCTTGCGGCGGCAGACCTGCTCCTGAGCTCCACCGTGCTGCCATTCTCTGTCACCTCGGAGGTCCTAGGCCGTTGGGTGTTTGGCCGGTCTTTCTGCAGTGCCTGGGCCGCCCTGGATGTTCTCTGCTGCACTGCCTCTATTCTCAGCCTGTGTGTCATCTCTGTTGACCGTTACCTAGCAGTCAGCTACCCGCTGCACTACCCTGCCATGGCCACTGGGCGGCGCGGCCTGGTCGCAGTGGCAGCTCTCTGGGGCCTCTCGGCAGCCATATCCGTAGGTCCACTCTTCGGCTGGAAGGAGCCCGACCCAGAGGACGAGACTGAGTGCCGGATCACAGAGGAACCGGGTTATGCTATTTTCTCTGCCCTGGGGTCGTTCTATGTGCCACTAGCTGTCATCCTGGCCATGTATTGCAAGGTGTATGTGGTGGCCAAGCGGAAGACTCGAGAcctgagggagggaaggaagagggagggggggatgcatacggagggagagggagtgacaCTGAGGATTCATCGGGGAAATGCCCCTGCTAAGCCAGAGGGGCAAGAGGAGGAGAAATGCATCATGAGGCGGAGACGCACCACCTTCGCCCTCATGCACCTGCTGAAATTCTCCCGAGAGAAGAGGGCAGCCAAGACTCTGGGCATTGTGGTTGGCTGCTTCGTTCTCTGCTGGCTGCCCTTCTTCCTGGTTATGCCCATTG GCTCCATATTCCCATCGTACAGGCCATCTGACACCATATTTAAGATCACCTTCTGGCTGGGCTACCTCAACAGCTGTATCAACCCCATTATCTATCCCTGCTTCAGCCAGGAGTTCCAGAGGGCCTTCCTCAACGTTCTGCATGGACGCTGCCTCAGACAGGGTGGCAGGAGCTCCAAGTCTCTGGGGTTTGCTCCTTCCTATAGTCCCAGTCCTGGTCCATCGTCTCTTTTTAGATCCCAGCCtcacgcctcctcctcctccaccccccctaCCCAGCCACGCCGAGCCGCCTCCCCAGCCTCTCACGCCTCCTCCTCAGGCTGCTGGAGGACCTTCTCTGGCTCCTCTTCCTCGGTGGGGGTGCCAGGCCATACCCAAAGTACCCGGGTCCACAGTAAAAGCCTGCTGAAGGTGTGGTGTTTTGCAGCGGGGGAGAACCCGTCCCAACATGGTGCTGCTTGCCTGAGCCCCTCAGCCCCTGGTGCTACATGTCAAACGAAAGTCCACTGCCACTCCCTGGGAGCAAGAGGGGAGGCTGTCTGA